The sequence below is a genomic window from Paenibacillus silvisoli.
CCTTCTGGTAAACGAAACAGGCTGCCATTCGGCAGCCTGTTCGTTCGTTATGTCGCGTAAACGCCGTGAAATGGAGGCATCCCCTTTTCCCACTCTACTCTTTGACCGATCCCAGCGTGATGCCGTGAATGAAATACCGCTGCAGCATGGGATAGATGAACAAGATCGGCAGCATGGTAAGCGTTATCTTAGCCGCGCTTAGCGTCTGGTTCGATACCTTGGAAAAACTGCCGCCTTGTCCAATCTCCTCCGGCTTGGTCGGATCAATCAACACGACGATTTGCTGCAGGTAGGTTTGAAGCGGGACCAGATGCGTTTTATTGATATAAACGATCGCTTGGAAATATTCGTTCCACGTATTGACGATCGTGAATAGGGAGATCGTTGCCAATACCGGAAGCGACATCGGCAAATAGATATAGAAAAGCTTTACCCACGGGCCTGCGCCGTCCATATTCGAACAGTCGTCAAGCTCTTTCGGCAGGTTGCGCCAGAAGTTGAACACAAGCAGAATATTACCGAAATTAAATAAATAAGGCAGTACAAGTATCCAAAAGTTGTCGTATAATCCAAGGTTCTTGGCATTCAAAAAATTCGGGATAATTCCTCCGTTGAAGCTGCTGATGATTAGAATCGTCCACAGATAGATGTTTCGCATCTTGAAATCCTTGGTTTCCCGCGAGAACGGGAAAGCGCCCAAATACGTGATGATTGTACTGAGCGCAAGCGTCGCGGCGATCCGCTCAACCGTTACCCACAACGAAACGAAAAACTGTTTGTCATCCATGACCCCTTTATACGCTTCCAGCGTAAATGCTTTCGGAAAGACGGTTACGACGCCTGAACCGGCAGCTGCGGGATTACTGAAGGAGATGGCTATCGTATGGACGATCGGAAAAAGCGTGATGATCGAGATCAGGACCATGAACAGCAGTAAAAAACCGTCAAAAGCCCGTGAACCGAACGTACGGGATATAACCATGTGAGCCCCTCCCCTCTCCCAGCCTAGAAGATGCGATAATTCGCAAATCGATAAGCCAGCGTATACGTAATTGCAATTAAGCTAAGTCCGATCAGACTATTGATGAAACCGACTGCCGTACCCATTTCATATTGGGCGCCGACAAGACCGTTGCGGAATACCCACGTTTCGATCACGTCTCCGGTGTCATAAACAAGCACGTTATACAGGTTGTAGATTTGGTCGAAGCCGGCATACAAGATGCCGTTCAAGCTTAGCGTTGCGAGGAGCGCTATGACGATGGCGATGCCGGGAATCGAAATATGCCACAGTCTCTGGAACCGCGAAGCGCCGTCAATTTCGGCTGCTTCATAAAGCGCCGGATTAATGCTGGTCAGCGCGGCTAAATAAATGACGGTAGAGAAGCCCATTTCTTTCCAAACGTTAGAGATGATCATAATCGGGCGAAACCAAAAGTTGCTGCCGAGAAACGAGATGGCTTCTGCGCCGAACACGCGCTCCAGGATCATATTGATGACGCCCTGAGCGGACAGAATGTCCTTAAAGACGCCTGCTAGAATAACCCAAGACAAGAAATGCGGCAAGTACGTAATGACCTGCACGGAACGTTTCACCCATTGAATGCGGAGCTCGTTCAACATCAGCGCCAAAAAAATCGGAACGATCAGCATCGTAATCAGTTTCCCTACCGAGATCAGCAGCGTATTGCGAAGAACATGCCATACTTCAGGGTTTTCGAGCAGAAAGCGATAGTGCATCATGCCAACCCACGGCGAACCGAGTATACCCTTGGTCGGGATAAAGGATTTAAATGCAAGCACGATTCCGTAAAGCGGAAAGACATGAAACAATGTAAACAGTACGAAGATCGGCAAAAGCATCAGGTGATAATGGAATTGTTCGTTCTTAAACAGTCTGTTCAACCGTCCCACTTCCCGCCGTTATCAATTTAAACGGCGCCAAGCCGCGCTTGGCGCCGTTTCATGTGCGTTTCTTACTTGCTGCTTTCCGAGGCTACGGCATCGTTGACTTCCTTCGTGATTTGTTCGCCGCCCATCGCGTGCCACTCTTTCACGAACGTATCGAAATAGTCGATCGGTTCTTTGCCCATAATGATCTTCGTATAGGCTTGCAGCTGCTTATCGTTCAAGCTGCCCATCTTGGCATCATACGTCGGCGTTGATCCGTTGAATGCGTTCCATTGAATGTCGAGCTTCGCATGCGCAATTGCGGACAAAGCGGACATCCAGTTGATGTAGTCCTTGTATTTGCCGGCGTCTTTGCGCGGGTTATCATGGTTGGGCTTCAGGGAGTTGTTGAATATCGTCGCTTCGCCCACGGTCAGCGTATCGACCGTCGACTTGCCTGCGAAGATATCTTCAAACTTCTTTACGCTCTGCAATGTCGTATCCAAATAGCCAAGGCCGAAGTTCGGAATGATCGTTGGCGCATCCACTTTATCGCGGCCGTATTTGCTATCAAGCTCGGTGCGGCGGTCAAGCGTCTCTTGAAATTTAGAATGCGAAATAGACGTCGAGAGATTCAATATTTTCACGGCCGCCTCCGGGTTCGCAAAGCCTTTCTTCACGACGAGGAACTGGGTCGTCGGGAAGTCCATGACCGCATGGAGCGTATCGTCGGTCGAGAAAATATAGGCTTTCCAATCCGCTTTCGAATCTTGGTCGATATTGAAGGTGAGCGGATAGGATCCGTTCCACCACGAACCGATCTGCATGCCTGCTTTCCCGGACGTTAATTGTTCCGTCGTTTGGTTGCCGTCATGAAGCGCGAACTCCGGGTCCAGCAGCCCTTCTTTGAACATGCCGGCCAATACCTCTAGCGGCTTCTTCACTTCCGGCTGTACGCCGCCCCAAACCACTTTACCGCTGCTGTCCTTAATCCAGCTTTTC
It includes:
- a CDS encoding carbohydrate ABC transporter permease, producing the protein MVISRTFGSRAFDGFLLLFMVLISIITLFPIVHTIAISFSNPAAAGSGVVTVFPKAFTLEAYKGVMDDKQFFVSLWVTVERIAATLALSTIITYLGAFPFSRETKDFKMRNIYLWTILIISSFNGGIIPNFLNAKNLGLYDNFWILVLPYLFNFGNILLVFNFWRNLPKELDDCSNMDGAGPWVKLFYIYLPMSLPVLATISLFTIVNTWNEYFQAIVYINKTHLVPLQTYLQQIVVLIDPTKPEEIGQGGSFSKVSNQTLSAAKITLTMLPILFIYPMLQRYFIHGITLGSVKE
- a CDS encoding ABC transporter permease, with amino-acid sequence MGRLNRLFKNEQFHYHLMLLPIFVLFTLFHVFPLYGIVLAFKSFIPTKGILGSPWVGMMHYRFLLENPEVWHVLRNTLLISVGKLITMLIVPIFLALMLNELRIQWVKRSVQVITYLPHFLSWVILAGVFKDILSAQGVINMILERVFGAEAISFLGSNFWFRPIMIISNVWKEMGFSTVIYLAALTSINPALYEAAEIDGASRFQRLWHISIPGIAIVIALLATLSLNGILYAGFDQIYNLYNVLVYDTGDVIETWVFRNGLVGAQYEMGTAVGFINSLIGLSLIAITYTLAYRFANYRIF
- a CDS encoding extracellular solute-binding protein: MKMRNAGLSTVLLASVVLSACSNSDENKPVNSAGTETQTESATNTPAATETTEAVDPFGKYAETLEVNIVFDRNPESEKGFIENSTYENNWNNDFWLEKLNIKPVVKWSAPSGDQFNQKYNLMFASNDLPDIFVLRSLDNKQSARSMLKRLVDSDMVEDLTDAYNKYASDEVKDYYGSFDNKALDYATMDGKMYGLPAQGDTYSNAQILWVRQDWLDKLGLQAPKTVDDLVNVARAFKDQDPDGNGKPDTIGLALQNQFMDNSFTDAVSIFNAFSAFPKSWIKDSSGKVVWGGVQPEVKKPLEVLAGMFKEGLLDPEFALHDGNQTTEQLTSGKAGMQIGSWWNGSYPLTFNIDQDSKADWKAYIFSTDDTLHAVMDFPTTQFLVVKKGFANPEAAVKILNLSTSISHSKFQETLDRRTELDSKYGRDKVDAPTIIPNFGLGYLDTTLQSVKKFEDIFAGKSTVDTLTVGEATIFNNSLKPNHDNPRKDAGKYKDYINWMSALSAIAHAKLDIQWNAFNGSTPTYDAKMGSLNDKQLQAYTKIIMGKEPIDYFDTFVKEWHAMGGEQITKEVNDAVASESSK